A region of the bacterium genome:
AAAGCTTGGATAACAAGGTCTTTCCATCAACACTGATGTTATCCATAGCCCTTCCTTTTATTTCTACCTTTCCAGATACCTTTTGGTTTAAGATAGGATAGACAATATTTGCCGCAGGAAAAGCAAAGGGATCATAGAGATAGTCAATAATGTAAATATCCCAATTCCCTTTCTTGTTTGAGCCAATAAGCAACTTTGTTCCATCGGGTGACCAGTCATCTGGTCCTTCACTTCCTGACCAGTTTGTAAGGGGAACAATATTGGCAGAAAGGCCATTAAATACATCTTCTATATTCTTAATTAGCCATCCATCATAAGCATTGCCACCCATCATTGAAGAAAAGGCAAACATCTTGCCATCGGGTGAGAACCTTCCCATTTCATCTCCTAAACAGTTAGTTACCTGAACCATAATCGGAGAAGCATTATTTTCAATTACATCAACTACATTGGTTATTGCCCAATCATGATAATCTCCATTACAATTAGAAATAAAAACTATCTTCTTACCATCAGGAGAAAAACAGGGGCCATTTTCGTAAGATACATTTGTGGTTAATCTCTTTATTTGTGATGGTGCCTGTTTAGTAATTACATCAGCTATATTAGTTATTACATAGATATCCCGATTTCCATTCTTTGTTGAGCCATAGGCTAACCATTTTCCATCGGGCGAGAAACATGGCCAATGGTCGTTGTCATCACTTCCTGTGGTTATTTGAACTAATAAGGGTGAAGCATTTTTATTGATTACCTCTTGTATATTAGTGCTCACAAAGATATCTTCACCATTAGAAAAAGCAAGGTATTTGCCATCGGGCGAAAAATTAGGGCCACAACCGTTTGATCCAAGAGGTAATATCTCTCTTTTGTTGTCTCCATTTATATCCATCACCCAGAGATTACCAGCTCCACCATTAAATGACCTATAAACTATCTTTTTTCCATCGGGTGAAAACGCCTCACTACCATCATAATCAGGATTTGTGGTTAACTGCTTTATATATTTTTCTTCCTGAATAGTTAAGTCTATCTTGGTGGTGGATGTATTCCCTGCATTATCCTTTGCTGTAATGGTCAGGGTTTTTGTTCCAAGCGATACAGAATTGGGGATGGTATAGGTATAGGTATATGTTCCATTTCCAAAGCCAGACATTGGTTGATTTAATAGGCCGCCAATTGAGGATAAATCAATGGTAACCGAGCCAACACCACTTAGAGAATCAACCACATAGGCTTCTAGTTTTACTGATTGGCCTGGGTTTACAGGATTTGGAGAGGCTTTGGGATTGGTAATTGTTGGAGGATTTATGTCTACAGTAATTCCATTAGAGAAACCAATGTCACTCCATAATCCTGCACCATTCTTTGCCTTGACTGTGAAGTAGTAGCTTAAACCATTGGTTAAACTTAAGCCTGTTCTTGTTATCTCATTTGTGTCAATAAGTATCCAACCATCAGTAGTATCAGTTCCTCCTCTCTTTGTTCCAATTGTATATTTATACTTTGCTATTCCTGTTTCTGGGTCAGTAGAAGAGCATATCGCATGAAGTTGAGTAATATTATTAGTATATACCCCATCATCTGTGATTATTGGTGTGGTAGGTGGAGTAATATCAACCTCTATTTGGGCGTTAGAAGAAAGAAAGGGAATTGGATTTCCATCATTGTCTACCATTTGTGTCTTTTGTTTCGGAGGGATAAAGTTGAAAGAAATAGACGATGTTCCAGCAATTTTGTTTTTAAAGCGAATATAAGCCAAAACATCAAGACCCTGCACAGGTTCTGTTAAAACTGCAAAGTCAATTGTTCCTTTAATATTATCAAACTTTTTCTGGACTACAAAACCATTTGGTGGAAAAGAGCCATCAGTAATGCTTACAACCTCTAAGATTTGTGGGTCAAAAGAAAGAGAATATTTTGCACCTATTAGACTGGAAGCAACCCCTGCTACAAGCTCTACATCAAAGAACTCGCCAGGACTCACTTTAACCTCTTGTGGGTATATAACAGCACCTGAGTTATGAGGAACATTTTCAGTGATTAAGATTGATTTAGGGTTTAGGTTTTTTAATACAGATGGTATATCTAAGGTTGAAGTATCTAATTCTGATCTTGTCGTTTCGGAAAATGACTGTATTTTGCCAAAGTTGGCTGTTAGAACATAAAAGTCTAACACATCAACTACTTTATCATAATTGAAATCCGCTTCAGGATTCCAATTGGAATCCCCTGGTATAGAATCAAAGGCATCAACAAAGAGAGGCCATTCCAAAATATTGATCTGACCATCATTATTTCCGTCTGCCGCTAATAGGGTTATTGTTCCAATATCTGTGGTTGTATTTCCATTCACTACTATACCAGATTCAGTCCCACCGGAACAAGCAGGAGCATCAGCAGCTAAAGTATAAAATCCAGAGGGAAGATTGCA
Encoded here:
- a CDS encoding fibronectin type III domain-containing protein encodes the protein VRSGEETQLNFELSPVPLAKPTNLQATAISDDKIILSWQDNSGNEDGFKIERKTMGDLYAQITTVAEDVTTYTDIGLNVETPYGYRIKAYSSQFPDSDYSDEKDATTLFLGAIFYDNFNRGNSSGWTQIRGSWRVEDGKYIQNADGEGITLAGDTNWDNYAFEVKMNIKSLYNTTDWEGARLLFRLQDTSKYYCLELDPTYDRARIVKLRDGSKEILASTSNKAVIMNLDTEYKAEVIVQGNNIKAYINGKLILQATDSSYSSGKIGIGTWKSSAYFDEVKVNGIRKTGIGTIRGMVKPSIGETKFLSIPGIEVRIPELGTQTTTDANSNFIFCNLPSGFYTLAADAPACSGGTESGIVVNGNTTTDIGTITLLAADGNNDGQINILEWPLFVDAFDSIPGDSNWNPEADFNYDKVVDVLDFYVLTANFGKIQSFSETTRSELDTSTLDIPSVLKNLNPKSILITENVPHNSGAVIYPQEVKVSPGEFFDVELVAGVASSLIGAKYSLSFDPQILEVVSITDGSFPPNGFVVQKKFDNIKGTIDFAVLTEPVQGLDVLAYIRFKNKIAGTSSISFNFIPPKQKTQMVDNDGNPIPFLSSNAQIEVDITPPTTPIITDDGVYTNNITQLHAICSSTDPETGIAKYKYTIGTKRGGTDTTDGWILIDTNEITRTGLSLTNGLSYYFTVKAKNGAGLWSDIGFSNGITVDINPPTITNPKASPNPVNPGQSVKLEAYVVDSLSGVGSVTIDLSSIGGLLNQPMSGFGNGTYTYTYTIPNSVSLGTKTLTITAKDNAGNTSTTKIDLTIQEEKYIKQLTTNPDYDGSEAFSPDGKKIVYRSFNGGAGNLWVMDINGDNKREILPLGSNGCGPNFSPDGKYLAFSNGEDIFVSTNIQEVINKNASPLLVQITTGSDDNDHWPCFSPDGKWLAYGSTKNGNRDIYVITNIADVITKQAPSQIKRLTTNVSYENGPCFSPDGKKIVFISNCNGDYHDWAITNVVDVIENNASPIMVQVTNCLGDEMGRFSPDGKMFAFSSMMGGNAYDGWLIKNIEDVFNGLSANIVPLTNWSGSEGPDDWSPDGTKLLIGSNKKGNWDIYIIDYLYDPFAFPAANIVYPILNQKVSGKVEIKGRAMDNISVDGKTLLSKLSSYTLEYGEGENPSKWNTIITSSSSIDNGILGTWDTTKLTNGTYTLKLTATDGKDSNIQRV